The Saccopteryx leptura isolate mSacLep1 chromosome 2, mSacLep1_pri_phased_curated, whole genome shotgun sequence genome has a window encoding:
- the TARBP2 gene encoding RISC-loading complex subunit TARBP2 isoform X3, translating into MSEEAQGSGTTTGCGLPSIEQMLAANPGKTPISLLQEYGTRIGKTPVYDLLKAEGQAHQPNFTFRVTVGDTSCTDSSLPEDVPAFTTVAAATPVPSAVPTRSPHMEVQPPVSPQQSECNPVGALQELVVQKGWRLPEYTVTQESGPAHRKEFTMTCRVERFIEIGSGTSKKLAKRNAAAKMLLRVHTVPLDARDGSEAEPDDDHFSIGVGSRLDGLRNRGPGCTWDSLRSSVGEKILSLRSCSLSALGALGPACCSVLSELSEEQAFHVSYLDIEELSLSGLCQCLVELSTQPATVCHGSATSREAARGEAARRALQYLKIMAGSK; encoded by the exons ATGAGTGAAGAGGCGCAGGGCTCTGGCACTACCACGGGCTGCGGGCTGCCCAG TATAGAGCAAATGCTGGCAGCCAACCCGGGCAAGACCCCGATCAGCCTTCTGCAGGAGTATGGGACCAGAATAGGGAAGACGCCCGTGTACGACCTTCTCAAAGCCGAGGGCCAAGCCCACCAGCCTAATTTCACCTTTCGGGTCACCGTTGGCGACACCAGCTGCACTG ACTCTTCACTACCTGAGGACGTTCCAGCTTTTACTACTGTAGCAGCTGCTACTCCTGTTCCGTCTGCTGTCCCAACCAG GAGCCCCCACATGGAGGTGCAGCCCCCTGTCTCCCCTCAGCAGTCTGAGTGCAACCCTGTTGGAGCTCTGCAG GAGCTGGTGGTACAGAAAGGCTGGCGGTTGCCTGAGTACACAGTGACTCAGGAGTCTGGGCCAGCCCACCGCAAAGAGTTTACCATGACCTGCCGAGTGGAGCGTTTCATTGAGATTG GCAGTGGCACTTCCAAAAAGCTGGCAAAGCGTAATGCAGCAGCCAAAATGCTGCTTCGAGTGCACACCGTGCCTCTGGATGCCCGGGACGGGAGTGAGGCAGAGCCTGACGACGACCACTTCTCCATT GGTGTAGGCTCCCGCCTGGATGGACTTCGGAACCGCGGCCCAGGCTGCACCTGGGATTCTCTGCGCAGTTCGGTGGGAGAGAAGATCCTGTCCCTCCGCAGCTGCTCCCTGAGTGCCTTAGGTGCTCTGGGCCCTGCCTGCTGCAGTGTCCTCAGTGAGCTCTCTGAGGAGCAGGCCTTCCATGTCAGCTACCTGGATATTG AGGAGTTGAGCCTGAGTGGGCTCTGCCAGTGTCTGGTGGAACTGTCCACACAGCCGGCCACCGTGTGTCATGGCTCTGCAACCAGCAGGGAGGCAGCCCGTGGTGAGGCCGCTCGCCGTGCCCTGCAGTACCTCAAGATCATGGCGGGCAGCAAGTAA
- the TARBP2 gene encoding RISC-loading complex subunit TARBP2 isoform X1, with the protein MSEEAQGSGTTTGCGLPSIEQMLAANPGKTPISLLQEYGTRIGKTPVYDLLKAEGQAHQPNFTFRVTVGDTSCTGQGPSKKAAKHKAAEVALKHLKGGSMLEPALEDSSSFSPLDSSLPEDVPAFTTVAAATPVPSAVPTRSPHMEVQPPVSPQQSECNPVGALQELVVQKGWRLPEYTVTQESGPAHRKEFTMTCRVERFIEIGSGTSKKLAKRNAAAKMLLRVHTVPLDARDGSEAEPDDDHFSIGVGSRLDGLRNRGPGCTWDSLRSSVGEKILSLRSCSLSALGALGPACCSVLSELSEEQAFHVSYLDIEELSLSGLCQCLVELSTQPATVCHGSATSREAARGEAARRALQYLKIMAGSK; encoded by the exons ATGAGTGAAGAGGCGCAGGGCTCTGGCACTACCACGGGCTGCGGGCTGCCCAG TATAGAGCAAATGCTGGCAGCCAACCCGGGCAAGACCCCGATCAGCCTTCTGCAGGAGTATGGGACCAGAATAGGGAAGACGCCCGTGTACGACCTTCTCAAAGCCGAGGGCCAAGCCCACCAGCCTAATTTCACCTTTCGGGTCACCGTTGGCGACACCAGCTGCACTG GTCAGGGCCCCAGCAAGAAGGCAGCCAAGCACAAGGCAGCTGAGGTGGCCCTCAAACACCTCAAAGGGGGGAGCATGCTGGAGCCGGCCCTGGAGGACAGCAG TTCTTTTTCTCCCCTAGACTCTTCACTACCTGAGGACGTTCCAGCTTTTACTACTGTAGCAGCTGCTACTCCTGTTCCGTCTGCTGTCCCAACCAG GAGCCCCCACATGGAGGTGCAGCCCCCTGTCTCCCCTCAGCAGTCTGAGTGCAACCCTGTTGGAGCTCTGCAG GAGCTGGTGGTACAGAAAGGCTGGCGGTTGCCTGAGTACACAGTGACTCAGGAGTCTGGGCCAGCCCACCGCAAAGAGTTTACCATGACCTGCCGAGTGGAGCGTTTCATTGAGATTG GCAGTGGCACTTCCAAAAAGCTGGCAAAGCGTAATGCAGCAGCCAAAATGCTGCTTCGAGTGCACACCGTGCCTCTGGATGCCCGGGACGGGAGTGAGGCAGAGCCTGACGACGACCACTTCTCCATT GGTGTAGGCTCCCGCCTGGATGGACTTCGGAACCGCGGCCCAGGCTGCACCTGGGATTCTCTGCGCAGTTCGGTGGGAGAGAAGATCCTGTCCCTCCGCAGCTGCTCCCTGAGTGCCTTAGGTGCTCTGGGCCCTGCCTGCTGCAGTGTCCTCAGTGAGCTCTCTGAGGAGCAGGCCTTCCATGTCAGCTACCTGGATATTG AGGAGTTGAGCCTGAGTGGGCTCTGCCAGTGTCTGGTGGAACTGTCCACACAGCCGGCCACCGTGTGTCATGGCTCTGCAACCAGCAGGGAGGCAGCCCGTGGTGAGGCCGCTCGCCGTGCCCTGCAGTACCTCAAGATCATGGCGGGCAGCAAGTAA
- the NPFF gene encoding pro-FMRFamide-related neuropeptide FF isoform X2 — translation MDSRQATVLLVVLLLITDWGRAEGPQGQNGDQIFAEEDTGPRLLQDAGTPGSLLLSLLQAMQRSGRSPNFLFQPQRFGRNTQGSWSNKPLSSRAGEGLSSPFWSLAAPQRFGKK, via the exons ATGGATTCCAGGCAGGCAACAGTGCTGCTGGTGGTGCTGCTTTTAATAACAGACTGGGGCCGCGCTGAGGGACCACAGGGCCAGAATGGAGATCAGATCTTCGCG GAGGAAGACACCGGACCCCGCCTACTGCAGGATGCCGGCACCCCCGGGTCACTCTTGCTCTCCCTGCTCCAGGCCATGCAGAGATCCGGCAGGAGCCCAAACTTCCTGTTTCAGCCCCAGAG GTTTGGCAGAAACACCCAGGGCTCCTGGAGCAACAAGCCTCTGAGTTCTCGAGCTGGGGAGGGGTTGAGCTCCCCATTCTGGAGTCTGGCTGCCCCTCAGCGCTTTGGAAAGAAGTGA
- the TARBP2 gene encoding RISC-loading complex subunit TARBP2 isoform X2 → MLAANPGKTPISLLQEYGTRIGKTPVYDLLKAEGQAHQPNFTFRVTVGDTSCTGQGPSKKAAKHKAAEVALKHLKGGSMLEPALEDSSSFSPLDSSLPEDVPAFTTVAAATPVPSAVPTRSPHMEVQPPVSPQQSECNPVGALQELVVQKGWRLPEYTVTQESGPAHRKEFTMTCRVERFIEIGSGTSKKLAKRNAAAKMLLRVHTVPLDARDGSEAEPDDDHFSIGVGSRLDGLRNRGPGCTWDSLRSSVGEKILSLRSCSLSALGALGPACCSVLSELSEEQAFHVSYLDIEELSLSGLCQCLVELSTQPATVCHGSATSREAARGEAARRALQYLKIMAGSK, encoded by the exons ATGCTGGCAGCCAACCCGGGCAAGACCCCGATCAGCCTTCTGCAGGAGTATGGGACCAGAATAGGGAAGACGCCCGTGTACGACCTTCTCAAAGCCGAGGGCCAAGCCCACCAGCCTAATTTCACCTTTCGGGTCACCGTTGGCGACACCAGCTGCACTG GTCAGGGCCCCAGCAAGAAGGCAGCCAAGCACAAGGCAGCTGAGGTGGCCCTCAAACACCTCAAAGGGGGGAGCATGCTGGAGCCGGCCCTGGAGGACAGCAG TTCTTTTTCTCCCCTAGACTCTTCACTACCTGAGGACGTTCCAGCTTTTACTACTGTAGCAGCTGCTACTCCTGTTCCGTCTGCTGTCCCAACCAG GAGCCCCCACATGGAGGTGCAGCCCCCTGTCTCCCCTCAGCAGTCTGAGTGCAACCCTGTTGGAGCTCTGCAG GAGCTGGTGGTACAGAAAGGCTGGCGGTTGCCTGAGTACACAGTGACTCAGGAGTCTGGGCCAGCCCACCGCAAAGAGTTTACCATGACCTGCCGAGTGGAGCGTTTCATTGAGATTG GCAGTGGCACTTCCAAAAAGCTGGCAAAGCGTAATGCAGCAGCCAAAATGCTGCTTCGAGTGCACACCGTGCCTCTGGATGCCCGGGACGGGAGTGAGGCAGAGCCTGACGACGACCACTTCTCCATT GGTGTAGGCTCCCGCCTGGATGGACTTCGGAACCGCGGCCCAGGCTGCACCTGGGATTCTCTGCGCAGTTCGGTGGGAGAGAAGATCCTGTCCCTCCGCAGCTGCTCCCTGAGTGCCTTAGGTGCTCTGGGCCCTGCCTGCTGCAGTGTCCTCAGTGAGCTCTCTGAGGAGCAGGCCTTCCATGTCAGCTACCTGGATATTG AGGAGTTGAGCCTGAGTGGGCTCTGCCAGTGTCTGGTGGAACTGTCCACACAGCCGGCCACCGTGTGTCATGGCTCTGCAACCAGCAGGGAGGCAGCCCGTGGTGAGGCCGCTCGCCGTGCCCTGCAGTACCTCAAGATCATGGCGGGCAGCAAGTAA
- the NPFF gene encoding pro-FMRFamide-related neuropeptide FF isoform X1, which yields MAPQPPVTCHWKLHPFWSNLNVQSLCPSSLLDVPVTQEEDTGPRLLQDAGTPGSLLLSLLQAMQRSGRSPNFLFQPQRFGRNTQGSWSNKPLSSRAGEGLSSPFWSLAAPQRFGKK from the exons atggctcctcagcctcctgTAACTTGCCACTGGAAGCTACATCCTTTCTGGAGTAACCTGAATGTCCAAAGTCTTTGCCCATCTTCCCTCCTGGACGTCCCTGTAACACAGGAGGAAGACACCGGACCCCGCCTACTGCAGGATGCCGGCACCCCCGGGTCACTCTTGCTCTCCCTGCTCCAGGCCATGCAGAGATCCGGCAGGAGCCCAAACTTCCTGTTTCAGCCCCAGAG GTTTGGCAGAAACACCCAGGGCTCCTGGAGCAACAAGCCTCTGAGTTCTCGAGCTGGGGAGGGGTTGAGCTCCCCATTCTGGAGTCTGGCTGCCCCTCAGCGCTTTGGAAAGAAGTGA